The proteins below come from a single Elgaria multicarinata webbii isolate HBS135686 ecotype San Diego chromosome 11, rElgMul1.1.pri, whole genome shotgun sequence genomic window:
- the HCRT gene encoding hypocretin neuropeptide precursor, translated as MSLQAQRAALLFFLLCSFAVAKQAVPECCRQKSCSCRIFDLLHGMGNHAAGILTVGKRSSAPSATAFRSRLYRLLHSSDNQAAGILTMGKRAGEGALEHEEHVSSSTQVTPAPYTVGPGLARGCPTPLEKDLPSSSKSGAAADTIY; from the coding sequence ATGTCCCTGCAGGCCCAGAGAGCCGCTCTACTGTTCTTCTTGCTGTGCTCCTTCGCCGTGGCCAAGCAAGCCGTGCCGGAGTGTTGCCGCCAAAAGAGCTGCTCGTGCCGCATTTTCGATCTGCTGCACGGGATGGGCAACCACGCTGCCGGCATCCTGACTGTCGGCAAGCGCAGCAGCGCCCCGTCCGCCACGGCCTTCCGGAGCCGGCTCTACCGCCTCTTGCACAGCTCGGATAACCAGGCCGCTGGGATCCTCACCATGGGCAAGAGGGCGGGCGAGGGGGCCTTGGAGCACGAGGAGCATGTCTCCAGCAGCACCCAGGTGACGCCGGCGCCGTATACTGTTGGGCCCGGTCTAGCCAGGGGCTGCCCGACACCCCTGGAAAAGGACTTGCCGTCCAGCTCAAAGTCTGGTGCTGCTGCAGATACCATTTACTGA